The DNA window AATGATAAATTTTTTCTTGGTTTTAAAATTGTACAAATTTGAGTGTGTTTGGTAACTCTAAAATTGAcattgaaatttgaattgtaTGGTTcaagttcaatttttaaatttagtaaacCTTTTATAATActaagaattataattttaatttaattcaatctagtataattttataattctcaattccacatttttttattcgaaattataactcaaaattttaatttttttatgtttttcaaacaaaataacttattattttattatttaaaacacgatTTAAGAAtcgataattttattttaaatttaggatgttaaaaatattgaaccaaatatttttttttttaatttagtaagttaaccttttgaaatatatatatatttaaaattaacatgttgaaccgatattttgtttttgaatttagaaagtcgaaccgattttttttttttaatctataaagttaaatgttaaaccgatatttttttttactaaaaattgaaacttaaaaaaactATTGACACCTGAACTTTACTAATTAGTttgtcaaactaatattttaaaaaataaataatatatattaaaattatttttattaattttttttttcaaatataaaaattgaaattgaattataattttatacgaTTAATTCTCATAGAATTAGAACTATAATTTCAATACCAATACTAATTTCAATTGAGACATTGagacattttttaatttgattgaaCTCATTTCCAAAAACAAGAAAATCATTATGAATTTATGAGGTTGTATCGATCATGCCTGATAATTAATTCTGTCCTCTCTTGAAACAAAAAACATTATATCTCATTCTTCTGTTAAAGCTGTATATTGTAGTGTGATTGTTTCAATTTGTGAAATTAAATGGCTTCCATatctgattttttattttaaaattgttctttaattttttattcaattacaTTGTGATAATCATGTTacgaaaaatcatttattttattagccgacaaaatatttatacattgaTTATAATGTGCTCTGAAACCAGTTTCTGCCCCTATATAAGATTACAACACATATCTTCTAAATTacatattgttaatatttttataaaagctTTGGCTATCAACAATTCagcttttgttttatttattgcaATTTTTCTTGCAAGATGTTCATCTTGGGGTCAAGCTCATGAATTTGGAGCTTTTATAGCAACTTAAGAAGtttgagttattattttaagagaatattttatgttgattgaattgtattaaatataaaatataatggctatttattaatttagtaaaATTAATTGGGGTTTACATGGAGATTTGTAACTCCCTAATCACTAACAAATTCAATTCATTGCCCTCTCTACAATTATGTCTTATTGATTAATTGATATTCCTTGGTTTGTTCACCCGTATAATCTACAATCTTgtcaaattattgaaaaattgttcatgaaaatttgaattaaaaatcgcgtcacaaaatataataatcaattTCAGTTAAGAGTTGTCCATAATAGTCTTATGtgtttaagaaattaaaattaagtgttattagccactatttatatatacatatgagtAATAATAGAGAGCggaaaaaaatgacaaaaaagtctaaggaaatgatgtgtcCATTTAATAAGAGATAGAATTTTCAGATTTTCCAACCACTCAGGAAATGACACATGATTTCCCTAGACTTTCTTGTCACTTTTTTCTGCTCTCTATCGTTActctatacatatatatatatatatatatttttcggAAATAATAACCCTttgcatttaaattttttaaattaaatttattaaaaatctgaTAGTTAATTGGAGATTTTCACACACAAAAAATAGCATTAATTTTAAAGACGAAATATGTCATAAATTAATgcttatttttctcatttcaaCTTGATGAGCTTTTATCAAAAAGGTGCGAACATTAATTTTACCCTAGGTTAATTAGTGACAAATGTCTATGGTAATTACTGTCTAGAAATGTATTTTTCTTATTggtatattttattagatatcagaattatttttgtatacaCTAGattatatttcaataaaattttcattctcCTTCATTGATTTACAAGCTACATATCCatatttgaataacaaaaaCCTATTTTTATTGATGGGTCAATCTTTTGCCTTGGCAAAAAATAAGTATGttgttttgtttatgaattttaaaattcatgttTCCTATCAATAATATTGATAGAATTGTGTATTCCAAGAcgttcaataaaataaaataaaataaaataaagacaGAGGCaatgttgatatatatatatgttatatttatactAGTCCGGCctacaattattaaatatttccaaaacgaatatatatgttaatgtGCCAAGTTGTTggattatttattaaataatcatctttgatttttatatGATACGGAtcatatttctttattatgtgTCAACTTCATATGACAATTGATGGGCTGTGTGATTaagtacatattttttttttttttaaagaattcttTGAATTAGTatataaagactttatattaaaataaagttcaCTAATTGATAACATATAAACCTTAAACcataattaatatcaatatgaaatttaattaattaaactagtttatttttattaatcataatacaaaactatatatttatcaatatatagTCTGAAATATACAcactcaaatataaaataataacaaatttgtttttttcaaagtACTCCAAAAATCATTGTTAATGTGGATAAGTATAGATTTAGTTTGgaatccttttttttttctttctagatTTTCATCCAAACTACTACCATTTtatgtaaagaaaaataatatgaaacaagcaaaatcaaagctattaattttttttatgcataATCAAACattcacaataataatatagtttcattatttaaaaagaaacaaatcTTCCACAATTTAAGAAAAGAATCAAACACCACAAAAGGACTTTATGGCGGATTTAGATTTCTTCCCCTCATCAGTGAAAAGGTAGTTTATGAGTTTGTAATGATCAAACGGATGAAATAACAATGGGTGACTTTCATCTACCAGCTTCTCCGGTGCTTTGACTAAAACACCCCTGATGTGTGTGAAAAGCCCCATGGAATATCTATCTTCTTTCCCATTCATCACCACTCTATGATATGGAGCATCTATCCTCCCATTTGTCCATGCCTaaacataaaaatgaaatgGAAGACTCGTCGTAAGATTATGAATTCGAGTCTTCGTATttggaccatttaaaaaaagaaaagtagtTCGAAACGCATGAATGTACCGTGCAAGCTTCGCCAGCCATGACGATGAAAGAAGTAGGCGAGGGCTCGAGAAGGATCCACTCTTCGGTTCCCTTTAGTTTGAGCTCCAAGCCTTTGACATTACTTTGGTGAAGGATGGACATGTGACTCTTGTCCGTGTGGGGAAGGAATCCCACGGTTGGCTCTGTCGTTTCAGGGTCGAGTCGTGCTATGTACTTGATGAAACGGAGAAGGTAAGATTTGGCACTCAACATCTCATCGGTCTCATTGTCTCCTTCGATCTCATAACTCTCGGCCACCATCCTTGTTACCGTCTGTTCTAGTTCTGCTACAATCGTGGCGAAGCTATGTGCCTTTTcactataaaaaaacatttagaacaaaacatattttaagccaattaatatatatttttttatcgcaattcaatttattaattaaaatattaaataattacataaCATTTATATTGGAAAATCGTTTTTATTAAGtagaactttatttattttaaacattcttTTGAAACTAATAATTCCTAATATCTATTTCTTTGttgaacaaaattttgaattcatatatatatagtcaagatttaatcaaataattaaccccaaacatttaaattattgaaaaatgaattatttagataaaaacaCTTTAAggatagaaatatatattatttttattaattatatattattgatgagGGATTATAAGTTGGTACCAGAAAAACTGATTTCCATCCGGCCACATGAGACGAGTGAAGTCTTGAGCAGCTTCAAGAAGGGTAGAGTCTTCAATCCCCAAACCTTCATAGAGAGGAATGAGAGGCACTTGCCCCACATAGCCATGGGATGGTGTGGTTGAAGTGTTCTTCATTCTGGTCTCTCTAGGGAGATCAAATAGCTGTTTTGATGCTTGAAATATGTCATTGTGAAGGTCCGAAGAAACCCTAGAGTAGTTCGCCACGAAGCAACCGAATTCTTCGAGTGCCCTAACCGTCTGATCGCGGATTAAAGCCCACGAATCTGTACCGGGTACTAAGGCGCCATCCTTAGAGAAATCTATATAAGGAATCTCAAGCTTTGTTAGTGAACccattttgatgataaaatgtGTGGTGGTATCTACATCTTATAAGGGTTTCACTAGAGCAACTTAGTTTAGTTTTGAATAAAATAGTACAATTATTATGTGGTAGCAAGAGGTAcaaaaatctaatataattacGAAATAAAATAAAGGCAAAGACATGAAGACAAGAAtagtatgttattttttatgctAGTCCTGTCtataccattttttattatatttcaaaattttgtatattaaaatttgtattatattccAAGTGGCAGTTGGTTTATTTGTCTAATAAATAAACCATCGGCAAAGTTCTTCGCTATTTTCTTACTAgtgatatttttgaaaacattgttttgttatgtatatttttcttacattaatttacataaataatacTCTAGAGAAAATAATAGCTCAGTCAGTTATGACTTCATTATAGTTAGCTAAGATTCAATACTTAACcgaaaaactaaataattagtTGAATGAATATCTGTGAGCTCTATGATATGTAAAAGGAAATTCTTTAATGAAACCAATCATGGTTTGGATTAAAAACAATTAGGGCAAACCATTTAGACATGCCACAAGACTActcattcaaaaaatatattttgttaatttagcTTGACTTAATTAGTTGAAATAAGAATTgggattttttataaattttggaaGGTTTCAACTATGTGACAGTGGATGTTAATGTTCTTTTTCTTTCAagaaaaatctatatatatataatgatgcttaatttttaaagtgtccggattgccgggtcgagaactgtggttaatttggatacttgggtcggattatgggttgacccgcatttaaatttaaaacggttaaaaataaaattaaaaatgctagaggtatgttttgaacttgcaacctaacaaaacaagtacaactctttaaccaactag is part of the Impatiens glandulifera chromosome 1, dImpGla2.1, whole genome shotgun sequence genome and encodes:
- the LOC124928320 gene encoding probable 2-oxoglutarate-dependent dioxygenase AOP1, which codes for MGSLTKLEIPYIDFSKDGALVPGTDSWALIRDQTVRALEEFGCFVANYSRVSSDLHNDIFQASKQLFDLPRETRMKNTSTTPSHGYVGQVPLIPLYEGLGIEDSTLLEAAQDFTRLMWPDGNQFFCEKAHSFATIVAELEQTVTRMVAESYEIEGDNETDEMLSAKSYLLRFIKYIARLDPETTEPTVGFLPHTDKSHMSILHQSNVKGLELKLKGTEEWILLEPSPTSFIVMAGEACTAWTNGRIDAPYHRVVMNGKEDRYSMGLFTHIRGVLVKAPEKLVDESHPLLFHPFDHYKLINYLFTDEGKKSKSAIKSFCGV